AAATGACAAAGCTGAAATTTCAATCTGGtgctgctttggggaaaaagaCAGTGCAAGAACTTGATTCAAAAAGCTCTCcacaaaatagaaaacaaagtTTTGTCATAACATATCAATATCAAGAAGGAAGTATATAAGAAATCCCAAGCTGACCAAGTAATTTCTCTGCTTTGGTGACACTATCAGCCCAAATACTAAGcctaaaaatagaaatacattatttacaTATACACTTTTTCCTATTTAGAATCTTTCTTGTGCAGTCATATTGCTTTCTCAGAGGAATAGTCAGCAATCTATATCACGTGAATTGTTGCTCATGTTCATACAGGTACCTGCAATTTTTAACTTAAGACACAGGTTAACAAGATTTACCATAgaaaagtttttcctttttttacatGAAAGGGTCTCTGCAATAAATGAGAACTCCCCTATTGCAGGATCTGATCTGACTTTCATTTGAAGTGAAAAGGCCCCTATTCACACACCCAGTTCAAAGACATCTGAAAGTCATCTTAAAATGCCTTATTTCAAAACAGAGGATCTTATCCTATGAGTGAATGCATCCAAGATGTTTCAGAAGTGTAAGCACATTCTATACTGCTCACTCAGCTAATGCCATCTTCAAGGGAAGTTTTGACCGAGCCACTACCTGTGAACCCTCCcattaaaacagaaacatgGCATCTATAAACCTGTTTGtcccttgttttctttcttctgggGTTTTAGGAACAGACTTCCATTTGCTCCTAactcttgggatttttttttcccaagtggCTATAAGTTAGATTTATGAAGACAAAAAGACTTCTTACAACTGTGTATTTTGAAAAGATTTACGGCAGGGCTACAGTATCAGCATGGAGGGTCCACAAGGCAGGAATGCAGTAAGGGCAACAGGAGAGTGTCATGTAGATATTAAATAGTACAATTCCTTCCACATTCATAATTCCTAAGTGCCTACGGTTTTGTACTGCTGGCTATAAATTATATAACTGAGTTCTacagacaaaaaacaaaccaaacaaaaaaaaaaaacccaaaaacaaacccataaaCATACccacaacaacagcaacaacaaaactcCTGAAAGTGAGAAATCATGTCCTTTAGAACATAAACATTTCACACTAAGGAGCCTATGTTTCAAATTACTTCACTCATtattatttcctattttaagtattttgatTGGTAAAGCCATAAAACAGAACTCTTTAGAGATTAAACCAGCAAAACACTAACCAGTCTTCAGAAAAACAGTGGAAAGTTCTAACATTAATTTACAAACACATATGATATGGAGTCAATAATCCCAAACCATTCGTTTACAAAATGTTCAATAGCAAAATGGTATATTTTACCAATTACTTTAATCTGCTTGGAGCTTCATAACTGATGTTAAGGTACCTACGgcactttattatttttctgcacCAGACATATGGCAAAAAAGAGTTCAAATGAAGTATACTTAATCAGAATGCATTTAATGCTACTTTTCTGCATATAACCCAATCTATAATACAAATACCTATTTATATGTCACGTAAATATGCACACAATTAAAATCCTCATTAGTAATGTTCAGCCCTTCTAGTAGTTGAGTGGTTGTTTACAATCTTTTGGGCTAAAGAATGAGGCTCAAAACTCTCTTGCTTTCATTCACTATATTGTTAAGCTTATCCCACGCtaaccaaagcaaaaccaaagacttATCAGGGACTTCAAGAGTTCCTAAAGGTTAGTATAAAAGATAATTGAATACTCAGAAGAAAAGCTCAGAATAGGTTAGCTTGTGGGAAGTGGCTAATTATTTCTTGCTCGCTCCCCTGACATACATTTTATTCTGCAACACAGTGCCTTTTTCTTGAAATAGTCCACTTGGGTTGGTCAGAAGGCAACTCAATAGAATATTTGCTGGTGCAAGCCCTTTTGGCTTTGCTTGAACTAAACTGTCTCACATAGTTGAGGATGCAGACCCTTCTGTTTGAGCAGAGGTGACACCAGGCAGTGGCTGTGCCGCCATCTACTGTAGGTTTTGCATAGCACTGCTTGGTCTAAAGCCCGCAGGAATCCCTCCAGCAATTCTTCCCACTCATCTCCAGGCTCAGTGACACAGACTGCACTCCCTGAACTTGTACCTGAGTAACAGACTGATCCTGCAGTCTTGGCTCTGGCACAACTCCCTCCACAGACAGAAGGTCAGCTGCTGGTAACGAActattctgtattttattattgttcTTCAAATAATAAGGTCTGTCCTGCAAATTTGAAGTTTGTGTGCCCTTATAGTACTGTGAACAGCAACCTTAGAAGTCAACTGAAAATCTTACGGTACTGAGACATACATTCCCGTTTTCTTGATCCAGCTTATCATATATCATGCAGCTTTCATGCATGCCAACCATTAATCACAGAGAGTTTCACCATCTTAATCAAGAGAACTGTCTGTGTGAAAGTCAGAATCTGCACACATGCAGTTCCCTCTCATTTTTAATATATGTCTTAAGTTTCTCTTGGTGATCCCAAAGCTCAAACTATAGTGAAAGCTTTTGAAATTGCtctttgggggatttttggatGTGTTTGCTTCTCATTTACTGTGTAAACCTCCAGAAAACACTACAGCTCTCTTTCTTTGTGCTTGTGAAGGGCTCTGTCAAGAACAGGGGCAAGGAGCttcacagctgtgctgctgcaggagaaggtAGTAGTTGTATTTTGAGGACCAACTTCCAGATGTAAGGAACAACAGAATAAAGTGTCCTACATCTATCTAGTGACAGACACCTCCAGCCATGCCAAGTGCTGCAAGTTCCACCAGGCTTCTGACTAAACAGTCAAGAACCACCTGGTACTCCATAGGTATAGAAAGGATGATGGAATAGTTCCAAGCAATCAAGTTGGAATACAGCTGCCAGAATAAACTTTAATTTAGTGCACTCTACACAATATTTATAGAGCAAATCCACAAATGCTGCTTGAGCCGTTTAAAGGCTGGAGATTAAACTCTGTTTTCTGAATGTTTATTCTGACTTTCTCCAACTGTTCTTCTTACTTGACAGTGCTTAATTGGCAGTGAGCCATGAAAGCTGTTGTCTAATTACACAGCACATCACGAGCTTACAGACCTACTGATAAGGCTTTACTGCAGCATAAATGGATTTTAAACATTAGCATATGAGAAAATTAGCCTCCAAATTAGAATATTTCGGTCTTGTGTGTCAATAGTCACTCTTATTTGTTTAGGAGAACATGGTTTCAGAGGGAGAAACTAATTTTAGAGATTAAATTGCCTGTAATATTAAACAGGCTACAATTTAGTGGCCTCCCTGGCTAACTCTATGCATGGCAGAAATCTATTGACATGTAATTACTTCTTTCAGACCATATAAAAGATACCATATCTTTGCATGGAATCAGTCCAGCTGGGGGTTTTAGCAGTATTATGATAGCACTGCTACACATGATGCTGTGAAAGACGCAGATTTAGTGACTTCACTTGCAGCATTTTGCTACAAAAACAGCCTTGAATAAAGgcataataaatatatttttaaatggtcgCAGACTATGTTTTTACAGAAAACACAATTTTGTACTGCATATTGTAATGACTGTTAACAACACAGAACTCTGACTTCTGTCAACTGGGTGGTAATAGTTTTGAACTGAAGGATGTACACTAAGTCTGCCTTTGTGATGTAAATACAGTAGGGAAGCTACAAGTTTTATGATGATAGCAGTGCTTTCTTCACTGCACATAATTTTCAGTGATAGGATGCAATTATGTATAATAAAGGCATTGTCTTGCTTTTACATGAAACAAATCACATTCTCCTCTCTTTCAGCAGATACTCTGCAGATGTGACAGTAACCATCACTGAGAAAGccaattttctttctgatgcaCTGACAGGAAAACCAGGACACACCATGAACATCCCCTCCCATAGTTGTGGGGGGTTGTTCTTGCATGTAGCCTGAAAAGGTAGGAAGACGTATACGCGCATTTCAGTATATTCTTCCTCTTCTTGGCAGGATTTTGCAAAAGTTTAAGCATGTGGATAAGTTTACTCACTGACCAATTCTGCTGGCTAAGTGGGACTGCTCAGATGTGTAGTTACTTCCATGAGTACACTGCTGTCAGAGCGGGCACCTTACAGCTCTTTTTGGCAGCAGTGTGCTATACGGAACAGTTTGATGTTCTGAGAGATGCATGCAAAGCTTCCAGAATCCCTTTTTAGGGGTGCTGTTCTCCTCCAAATTCAAAGGTAATCTAAAAAACACCATTCTAGGACCTCATTCCACACAAATTCATCAAAGTTAAGCCTCCCTCATGGCTCTGTCTCTTAAGAATTTACCTTTctatgaaatacagaaagaaaggTGGTAAGTTCAGCTGCTTTGACATCTAAGGCATTTACCAATATTAGAGTGCATGATAAAGCATGAAGTTGCAAGGTGGAGCAAGTGAAGCCAACACGTGATACTTCAGCCCTTTTCTCACTGTTTGTAAGGTTATATTATGGGTATTTACTAGAAATACAGCTGAACACTAACAGCAGTGTCTATCATACAGCATGGCAACCTGCTGAAGTACTCCACATTTTACACATTAGCTAGCAAGGGATCTACTTAATTCACTTTCAGCTGTTTTAATTTAACAGCAGATTTATTCCTGGGTTTATCTGGATTTATGTAAAACAACAGAAGAACCAAAATGTGGTTCTTTACCAGCAAAGAAGGTCTTAAAGTTTCCTCGGGTTGCATAACAGAGCTTATTCTCTCAGCATGTTCCTATAGTGGGACATAGTCACTTAAGATTTGCAAGAGAAAGCAATAATTGTGATTTAGTACAGTTCAATTTGAGATTGAACAGGCAGGAAAACTAAGTAAAGGGTACATTTCTAGTGCTAGCAGCCAAAAATACACTATCAGAAGCATGCTATTACTAAACATCTAATTAGTTCTAGAGAAAAGCTCGAAACTTCAGCTATGGAGACTGCCGTATGACTTTTgctctgaaataatttattaaaaaaaaaaaaaaaaaaaaaaaaaaaaaaaaaaaaaaaaagtaagaaaaggaCAATGAAACGCGTGTGAGGTCTGTGGGAAGGCAGCCCCAGATGTTTACAATGGAGCGAGTAGCGGTATAGCGGCGCTGCAGCCCAGCACCGCCTCCGCCGCTCcgcgggcggcagcgcggccgcgCACCGGCTCCCAGCGCCGCGGGCATCCCGAGAGCGCGGCCGGGCACGGCGGACCCCGGCCCGCAGGAGAAAACACCCCTGCCCCGGAGCGGGCAGGAGGGAGCGCGCAGCGGGCGGCTCGGGGAGAGGAGCGTGCGGGCAAATCGATTAATTGTTCCAGTGCAGCGCTCTCGTCAAGGCACTCTAATGACAGGGGATAATGATTTTCAGATTCGGGAGACAATATCCCCCACACACTCCCTGCCACTTCCTTGCAAATCTTTCTAATTTGCTCTTCTGCGGGGCGAAGAAACAAACGGTGCTCAGCGAGGCCATTTGCAAAACAAATGTAACCGGAGAGATTCGCAGATACGGGCTGGCGGGGAGCGGCGTCCCCGAGGAGCCGAGCCGAGCCCACCCAGCGCTGCCCTGCGCCCCCTCCCCTCCGCGGCGccacctctcccttccctccccggcccggggctcggGCGCTCGGCCCGGGGGCAGCGGCCCCCGCCCGGCAGCGCGGCGGCGGAGCCGAACTTACTGAACGGGCAGTTCTCCTTCTTGGTGCCGCTGACCTTGCCGTTCTTCTCGATCTTGAGAAAGTACTTGTTGTAAGAATAGAGCTTCCTCTTGCGCACGTCTCCTTGGAGGTGATTGTAGCTCCGCACGTGTCTCCCCGCactggaaggagaggagaaggacgaggggaaggaggaggatgatgaAGAAGAGGAGTTGGTGGCCTCCGGGGACAGCATGTCCTGGCCGAGGTCATGGCAGGTGACAGGCACAGAAGACACcaagaagagcagcagcaagcagcaacAAGGCAGGTGGGAAAAGGCTGAGGCACCATTTGTCAGTATCCATTTGCACATTGTACTGAAACTCTGGGCGCTGGAAAATGTCTTATCAAATGAAACATACTGGAAGGGTAAAACCTGGTAAAAGGCAAGTGGAGAGACGGTGGTTGCTGTTTCTGGTTAGATTCCTCTGAGCTCTGATCTGGCCTGAAGTAAGTGCACCAACATCCATAACTCAGGGGACAAATCGCCtcagaagctgctgccttttAATCCTTCGAGTCCTCCCTCAGAAAAAAAGAGCTgttggttgttggttttggtttttttgttggttttggttgtggtttttttttctttttttgggtgGGGGGGGGTTGCTGTGGTTaatcctctttcctttttcccttccccaccccccccacatgcacacacactccCCAACCTGGTTTGAGACTTTCCAGTAGTTATTTTGTTCTCTTCCTCACTCCTTTCTTCACCATCTTAAATGCAGAAAGGTCTGAAAAATAGATGACAGCAAAGTcaatgacaacaacaaaaacaaagactaagaaaaataataaccaGCGGAGAGGGATGCCGGAATGGATTTTTCACACATACACCTTTACACACACGTGCACTCACACTTTGTGGCTTTACACCTTCTTCTGATCCCCACCCTCTTGCCTTTTTGCAAATCCCAAACCAGTTGCACAACTCGTCCTTTTCTCACTGACAGCCCCAGAGGAGgaagtttctttgttttgctttgaattCTCCAgaacagtattaaaaaaaaacgagagaaagagagggagaaatccCAACTTGTCCCCCcgcccttcctttcctttccctccccctttGGTTGTAAACAGGTTGGAAGCTGTAGCCTAAATGTCAGCGATTACAAGTCAGAGGTGGGATGTGCCTCTGGTGGTCAGCCCTTATTTGCAGGGGGTCAGGCAGTGGTGGGACATCTGAAACCTTTTTGCAGCTGGAGCAAGCGGTGCCTGCTGCGGAggcagccccgggagctgccCTCGCTTCCTCCCGGGCTGCGGCAGCCGCGGCAGCCGCCGCCTTCGGCTCGCTGCTAATTGCTCCTAAAGCGTCCTTCTCCTCGGAGCGCCGGCCACCAGCATGGCTTAGAGACTCATGCTTTACTAATTTCCCTGTCTTCCAAGTTGAACCAATCGCCTCCAGGGAGGCTTCCCTCCCCCTTCACTCTTCCCCCACTCTCcctgcccccccccccaaaaaaaaaaaaacaaaccgaCCTCTCAACCAACCAAACTCTTCCCCTAAAAGTCCCCCCAAACTAACAAAAAccaaccccccaaaccccaacttGTTTTCTAGTGgagggttttattttggtttttttggcagTGAAGTGATTGAGAAAGCCACCTGGAGCTTGTTGCCTGCTAgatctccccctcccccccgctGGAGGAGGGGTTGGGTGGAGAGGTTGGAAAGGAGTATATACTACAGGCAGaccctggaaaagcagattATATGCTGGTCAGAGAGAGTAAAAAGGGAAGAGACATAATtagctccttttccttcttctctgccAGCTTCCATGGAGGTCTTTCTCCCTCCTTCAATGAATCACTGATTTCTCGCTTCCGttgctgaaataaaaagttCACACTTTAGCCTGCTCTTCCTTTTAAGCGTCTCAAGATTTATTGTGTCTCTTTCCCCACCCTCACTCTCCTTGTCTCAAAAGAAATCAGGGCCCTAAATGACCATTTTCTAATTGCTAACATGAGTCGTTTACTGAATCACGCGTCTGACTTCAAAGCAAAAGGGATTTTATTGGCATTGCAAAGGTTTCCCCATAAAATCTGTCTGAATACTTTgctgtctttttaattttttttaaactaatgcAGTTTCCCTTGCcagaaagaaacaatttttccattttcaaggctattttaagagatttttcaTGAAGGGGCATATGTTGTTGGTTTTTCCTATGATTCCATGAGTTCTAGTGGATTTATCATTTCACATACTGAGTGTTATGACAGATTCATATTTCTAGCCCATCTCTGAACTGTCAACTTTCCCAGTAATTAACAAGCATCTTCCATATGATGTACTATCTTTTAGCACCAGAATAAAGCATCAGGAACTGACAGGGTATGGGCAGCATGCAAGCTATTATATTTTAATCAGTATTCAGCGTTGTTAAATATCTGCTTTGGAACACAAGCGGATGGAACATTTGCTAAGAGAATGGAATATCAGGCAAACAGCTACAGAAACACAGTGAGTACCTCAACAAGTAAACACAAAACTTCTTTTACATAAAGGCAGTTAAATAATGCAGCTCAGTGGAATGCAATGGAAAACCTCCTATGTGATTCCATTTGGCATTTGGAGTACATCTTAGtttaaacaacagaaaatgcAGGAAGAACAAACAGTTCTAAAATTAGACAGATTCATTAGATTAGGATGTTAAATATATTGTTAACTTCACAACAGAaagtagaaattattttctccaatTATGGTGTTTATTCTGGAGAGAGTTGGTTCCTAAATTTATGTGTTCAGCTGCTGGGGGTGACATTTAAACAGCCttaaaaatgaaaccatttAATGTTAGAATCAATATGTTTTACGATGCTGTTTATGGTACTTCAGAGTATTTCTTCTGCATGTATTTGCACTGAGTGCaaagcatttcagaaatatttctttttgcaaaTCTGATTTAGGCTTCCCGTTTGCCAAAGGCTTTTCCTTTtggtaattaattttaaaaaagtaaagaagcaaaaacaaaatgtaaagcAACCCCCTCCTTTCTGTGAATGCCTGACAACTTACATGTGTGTCTACAAATCTTATGTCAATGTTTGAATGCTGCCTGGGTCATGAAGGGTACAACACGTTATTTCTAAAATCAAAGTTATTTTGAATAAAACAGCCTAAATTATGAACAATTTCTAATTGTAATATTCTAATTGTAATATCTTAAAAATTTAGATTTGAAgacatctttcttttttatttttctctttttcctgtcaAATGCTGGAAAACAAAGTGAATCAGCATTTTAGGATCTCAGGAGTTAGGAATAATTTGGGTGTTAAACAGCTATAATTAACCCTGAAAAATGGTAATGTGTTGAATTTACTCAAGAAGAGTTCTTCTTAATCCTATTTCTAGCTCATGACTATGTATATATTGGTTGTAAGATTTTGTGCTTAAGAACAAAAAATTCAACATGTGCAGAATTTCACATACGATCTACTTCTGGCAGGTGCAATATTCAGGGCAGTACTTTAAACTACTGCAACGCATAGAGTCCTTTTCTATCCTGTGTGATGACAAGGAGGGCATTTACAAAACAGAGTCCAAATGAAAAGCTGACATAGCTTTTTAGATTATATCTCATTcttttttctactttctgtATAGCCTTTCTTTTCTAGCACAGTTGAATCCCTAAATACCCCACTACTTTGTA
This genomic window from Prinia subflava isolate CZ2003 ecotype Zambia chromosome Z, Cam_Psub_1.2, whole genome shotgun sequence contains:
- the FGF10 gene encoding fibroblast growth factor 10; its protein translation is MCKWILTNGASAFSHLPCCCLLLLFLVSSVPVTCHDLGQDMLSPEATNSSSSSSSSFPSSFSSPSSAGRHVRSYNHLQGDVRKRKLYSYNKYFLKIEKNGKVSGTKKENCPFSILEITSVEIGVVAVKSIKSNYYLAMNKKGKVYGSKEFNSDCKLKERIEENGYNTYASLNWKHNGRQMFVALNGRGTTKRGQKTRRKNTSAHFLPMVVMS